In the genome of Delphinus delphis chromosome 15, mDelDel1.2, whole genome shotgun sequence, one region contains:
- the AQP8 gene encoding aquaporin-8 — protein sequence MSAEAAASMCDLEFGGVKVKEPSEGGRWRGCWYERFVQPCLVELLGSALFIFIGCLSVIENGTDTGLLQPALAHGLALGLVIATLGSISGGHFNPAVSLAAMLVGGLHLMMLLPYWISQLCGGLIGAALAKAVSSEERFWNASGAAFVTVQEPRQVTGAVVAEIILTTLLALAVCMGTINEKTQGPLAPFSIGFSVTVDILAGGAVSGACMNPARAFGPAVVANHWDFHWIYWLGPLLASLLVGVLIRFFIGDGKTRLILKGR from the exons ATGTCTGCAGAG GCAGCTGCATCCATGTGTGACCTGGAGTTCGGTGGCGTCAAGGTGAAGGAGCCCAGTGAGGGGGGCAGGTGGCGTGGGTGCTGGTACGAGCGGTTTGTGCAGCCCTGCCTGGTTGAACTGCTGGGCTCTGCCCTGTTCATCTTCATCGGCTGCCTGTCGGTCATCGAGAACGGGACCGACACTGGGCTGCTGCAGCCGGCACTGGCCCATGGGCTGGCCCTGGGCTTGGTCATCGCCACGCTGGGGAGTATCAG TGGTGGACACTTCAACCCTGCGGTGTCCCTGGCAGCCATGCTGGTCGGAGGCCTCCACCTGATGATGCTCCTTCCCTACTGGATCTCCCAGCTGTGTGGGGGGCTGATTGGGGCTGCCTTGGCCAAG GCGGTGAGTTCTGAGGAGAGGTTCTGGAACGCGTCTGGGGCAGCCTTCGTGACAGTCCAGGAGCCCAGGCAGGTGACGGGGGCAGTGGTGGCAGAGATCATCCTGACAACACTGCTGGCACTGGCTGTATGCATGGGCACCATAAACGAGAAGACGCAGGGTCCTCTGGCCCCATTCTCCATCGGCTTCTCTGTCACCGTGGACATCCTAGCAGG GGGAGCTGTGTCTGGAGCCTGCATGAATCCTGCCCGTGCCTTTGGACCGGCTGTGGTGGCCAACCATTGGGACTTCCACTGGATCTACTGGCTGGGCCCGCTCCTGGCCAGCCTGCTTGTAGGAGTGCTCATCAG GTTCTTCATTGGAGATGGGAAAACCCGCCTAATACTTAAGGGGCGGTGA